From the genome of Saccopteryx bilineata isolate mSacBil1 chromosome 6, mSacBil1_pri_phased_curated, whole genome shotgun sequence, one region includes:
- the CANT1 gene encoding soluble calcium-activated nucleotidase 1 has product MHSLWISVGGLPMLASMTKATDPRFRPRWKVILLSFVGATILWLLYSHHPAPGRPPVPSAHEWRLSQASADRYNDTYPLSVPQRMPGGTRYRIALIADLDMESKAQGENTWFSYLKKGYLTLSSSGDKVAVEWDKGHRVLESHLAEKGRGMELSDLIVFNGKLYSVDDRTGVVYQIEGTKAVPWVILSDGDGTVGKGFKAEWLAVKDERLYVGGLGKEWTTTTGEVVNENPEWVKVVGFRGSVDHENWVSSYNALRAAAGIRPPGYLIHESACWSDILKRWFFLPRRASHEHYSEREDERKGTNLLLSASPDFKDISISHVGEVVPTHGFSSFKFIPNTDDQIIVALKSEEDGGKIATYIMAFTLDGRFLLPETKVGSVKYEGIEFI; this is encoded by the exons ATGCACTCCCTCTGGATAAGTGTGGGGGGCCTTCCCATGCTGGCGTCCATGACCAAGGCCACGGATCCCCGCTTCCGCCCCCGCTGGAAGGTGATCTTGCTGTCCTTCGTGGGTGCCACCATCCTCTGGCTGCTCTACTCCCACCACCCGGCCCCAGGCAGGCCCCCTGTGCCCAGCGCCCATGAATGGAGGCTCAGCCAGGCATCTGCTGACCGGTACAATGACACCTACCCCCTGTCTGTCCCCCAGAGGATGCCAGGTGGGACCCGGTACCGAATTGCACTCATTGCAGATCTGGACATGGAGTCAAAGGCTCAAGGGGAAAACACTTGGTTCAGTTACCTAAAGAAGGGCTACCTCACCTTGTCCAGCAGTGGGGACAAGGTGGCCGTGGAGTGGGACAAAGGCCACAGGGTCCTCGAGTCCCACCTGGCGGAAAAGGGGCGGGGCATGGAGCTATCTGACCTGATCGTCTTCAATGGGAAGCTTTACTCTGTGGATGACCGGACTGGGGTTGTCTACCAGATAGAAGGCACCAAGGCTGTGCCCTGGGTGATCCTGTCGGATGGCGATGGAACCGTGGGCAAAG GCTTCAAAGCCGAGTGGCTGGCAGTAAAGGACGAGCGTCTGTATGTGGGCGGCCTGGGCAAGGAGTGGACCACCACCACAGGGGAGGTGGTGAACGAGAACCCGGAGTGGGTGAAGGTGGTGGGTTTCCGGGGCAGCGTGGATCACGAGAACTGGGTGTCCAGCTACAACGCCCTGCGGGCCGCTGCTGGGATCCGTCCCCCAG GCTACCTCATCCATGAGTCCGCCTGCTGGAGCGACATACTGAAGCGCTGGTTCTTCCTGCCGCGCCGGGCCAGCCATGAGCACTACAGCGAGAGGGAGGACGAGCGCAAGGGCACCAACCTACTTCTGAGTGCCTCCCCGGACTTCAAGGACATCTCCATCAGCCACGTTGGGGAGGTTGTCCCCACACACGGCTTCTCTTCCTTCAAGTTCATCCCCAACACCGATGACCAGATCATTGTGGCCCTCAAGTCCGAGGAGGATGGCGGCAAGATCGCCACCTACATCATGGCCTTCACACTTGATGGACGCTTCCTCCTGCCAGAGACCAAGGTTGGGAGTGTGAAGTATGAAGgaatagaatttatttaa